The following proteins come from a genomic window of Candidatus Zixiibacteriota bacterium:
- the glgC gene encoding glucose-1-phosphate adenylyltransferase — MDVLGIVLAGGRGERLAPLTDHRAKPAVPFGGRYRIIDFVLSNFVNSGILSIYVLTQFKAQSLLEHLEKGWRTTDYLGEHFITAVPAQMRLGGEWYQGTADSVYQNLYLIERHHPRLVAVFGADHIYRMNIRQMIEEHERRSADVTVAALPVKIEEASAFGVMEIDSDWRVIGFEEKPERPKSIPGEPGTALVSMGNYVFNADVLIEALTAEGKERRHDFGRDHIPALIRVKNVYAYDFRKNRVPVPFKGEEASYWRDLGTIEAYYEANMDLCSVDPSFNLYNRSWPLRTVGYGDPPAKFVFDWPDRQGMAINSLVAEGTIISGSVVRNCVVGRNVRIHSYSLIQDSVIMDWVEIARGCRIRRAIIDKSNVIPPGTEIGYDLEKDRRRYFVSETGIVVIPRAQPKTAWITTGHP, encoded by the coding sequence ATGGACGTGCTGGGCATCGTGCTGGCGGGCGGCAGGGGCGAGCGCCTGGCTCCGCTGACGGACCACCGGGCCAAACCGGCGGTCCCTTTCGGCGGCAGGTACCGGATCATCGACTTCGTCCTTTCGAATTTCGTCAATTCCGGCATCCTGTCGATCTACGTGCTCACGCAGTTCAAGGCGCAGTCGCTGCTCGAACATCTGGAGAAGGGCTGGCGCACGACCGACTATCTCGGCGAGCATTTCATCACCGCCGTCCCCGCCCAGATGCGACTCGGCGGGGAGTGGTACCAGGGCACGGCGGATTCCGTTTACCAGAACCTTTACCTGATCGAGCGGCACCATCCCAGGCTCGTCGCCGTCTTCGGCGCCGACCACATCTACCGGATGAACATCCGCCAGATGATCGAGGAGCACGAGCGCAGGAGCGCCGACGTCACGGTCGCAGCGCTGCCGGTGAAGATCGAGGAAGCGAGCGCCTTCGGGGTCATGGAGATCGATTCCGATTGGCGCGTGATCGGCTTCGAGGAAAAGCCGGAGCGGCCCAAGTCCATTCCCGGAGAGCCCGGCACCGCTCTGGTTTCGATGGGGAATTACGTCTTCAACGCGGACGTGCTGATCGAGGCGCTCACGGCCGAGGGAAAGGAGCGCAGGCACGATTTCGGCCGCGACCACATTCCGGCTCTTATCAGGGTCAAGAACGTGTACGCCTATGATTTCCGGAAGAACCGGGTGCCGGTGCCGTTCAAGGGCGAGGAAGCGAGCTACTGGCGCGACCTCGGCACGATCGAGGCCTATTACGAAGCGAACATGGATCTCTGCTCGGTCGACCCGTCCTTCAACCTGTACAACCGCAGCTGGCCGCTCCGCACCGTGGGCTACGGCGATCCGCCGGCGAAGTTCGTTTTCGACTGGCCCGACCGCCAGGGCATGGCCATCAACTCGCTCGTCGCCGAAGGCACGATCATCAGCGGCAGCGTGGTGCGCAACTGCGTGGTGGGCCGCAACGTGAGGATCCACAGCTACAGCCTGATCCAGGACTCGGTGATCATGGACTGGGTGGAAATCGCCCGCGGCTGCAGGATCCGCCGCGCGATCATCGACAAGTCCAACGTGATCCCTCCTGGAACCGAGATCGGCTACGATCTCGAAAAAGACCGGCGGCGCTATTTCGTTTCCGAAACCGGGATCGTCGTGATCCCGCGGGCGCAGCCGAAGACCGCCTGGATAACCACCGGCCACCCCTAG
- the glgB gene encoding 1,4-alpha-glucan branching protein GlgB, translated as MMNRQTAPFLSDDDVYLFNEGSHFHLYEKLGAHPLGNGATYFAVWAPNAERVSVIGDFNGWDKRRHPLAPRGQSGIWEGVLEGVDKGALYKYHVASRYNAYRVDKADPFSFFNEIPPKSASIVWDLEYDWGDGEWMAGRAKRNALDRPIAIYEMHLGSWRRIAEEGNRSLSYRELAPRLADYLEEMGFTHVEFLPVMDHPFFGSWGYQITGYFAPSGNYGTPQDLMYLIDTLHQRGIGVFLDWVPSHFPTDEHGLGFFDGTHLYEHADPRQGYHPEWNSYIFNYGRREVQSFLISNALFWLDRYHADGLRVDAVASMLYLDYARAAGEWVPNKYGGRENLEAIALLRRLNETVYREHPDVQTIAEESTAWPMVSRPAYVGGLGFGLKWDMGWMHDTLEYMSLDPVFRRYHQDKLTFRMLYAFHENFVLPLSHDEVVYGKGSLLAKMPGDAWQKFANLRALFGYMIAQPAKKLLFMGAEFGQGREWAHDAQLDWELLGISWHAGVQRWVRDLLRLYRDEPALHECDCDPAGFEWIDCTDADSSVVSLIRKGRSTPTLILVVCNFTPVLRENYRVGVPRAGYWREVLNSDAEVYGGSGKGNLGGAESYPVPCHGRMQLLNLQLPPLGVLFFRHG; from the coding sequence ATGATGAACCGGCAAACCGCGCCTTTTCTCAGCGACGACGACGTCTACCTCTTCAACGAAGGGAGCCACTTCCACCTCTACGAGAAGCTCGGCGCTCATCCGCTCGGCAACGGCGCCACCTACTTCGCCGTGTGGGCGCCGAACGCCGAACGCGTTTCGGTCATCGGCGACTTCAACGGATGGGACAAGCGCCGCCATCCGCTGGCGCCGCGGGGCCAATCCGGCATCTGGGAAGGCGTGCTGGAAGGGGTCGACAAGGGGGCGCTCTACAAGTACCACGTCGCGTCGCGCTACAACGCCTACCGCGTCGACAAGGCGGACCCCTTTTCCTTTTTCAACGAGATTCCCCCGAAGAGCGCCTCGATCGTGTGGGATCTCGAATACGACTGGGGCGACGGCGAATGGATGGCGGGCCGCGCAAAACGCAACGCCCTCGACCGGCCGATCGCGATCTACGAGATGCACCTCGGCTCGTGGCGGCGCATCGCCGAAGAGGGCAACCGCTCGCTCTCGTACCGCGAGCTGGCGCCGCGCCTCGCCGACTACCTCGAGGAGATGGGCTTCACGCACGTGGAGTTCCTGCCGGTGATGGATCACCCGTTTTTCGGTTCCTGGGGGTACCAGATCACCGGCTACTTCGCCCCCTCCGGCAACTACGGCACGCCTCAGGACCTGATGTACCTGATCGACACGCTGCATCAGAGGGGCATCGGCGTTTTCCTCGACTGGGTCCCTTCCCACTTTCCCACCGACGAGCACGGGCTGGGGTTTTTCGACGGCACGCATCTCTATGAGCACGCCGACCCGCGCCAGGGCTACCACCCCGAGTGGAACAGCTACATCTTCAACTACGGCCGCCGCGAGGTGCAGAGCTTTCTCATCAGCAACGCCCTGTTCTGGCTCGACCGCTACCACGCCGACGGCCTGCGCGTCGACGCCGTCGCTTCGATGCTCTACCTCGATTACGCGCGGGCGGCCGGAGAATGGGTCCCGAACAAGTACGGCGGCCGCGAAAACCTCGAGGCGATCGCATTGTTGCGCCGCCTGAACGAGACGGTCTACCGCGAGCATCCGGACGTCCAGACGATCGCGGAAGAATCGACCGCGTGGCCGATGGTGTCGCGCCCCGCTTACGTCGGCGGGCTCGGCTTCGGTCTGAAGTGGGATATGGGCTGGATGCACGACACGCTGGAGTACATGAGCCTCGACCCGGTCTTCCGGCGCTACCACCAGGACAAGCTCACATTCCGGATGCTCTACGCCTTTCACGAGAATTTCGTGCTGCCCCTGTCGCACGACGAGGTCGTCTACGGCAAGGGCTCGCTGCTGGCCAAGATGCCGGGCGACGCGTGGCAGAAGTTCGCCAACCTCCGCGCCCTGTTCGGCTACATGATCGCGCAGCCGGCGAAAAAGCTGCTGTTCATGGGAGCGGAGTTCGGCCAGGGGCGCGAGTGGGCGCACGACGCCCAGCTCGACTGGGAGCTGCTCGGGATCTCCTGGCACGCCGGGGTGCAGCGCTGGGTGCGGGACCTGCTCCGGCTCTACCGCGACGAGCCGGCGCTCCACGAGTGCGACTGCGATCCGGCCGGTTTCGAGTGGATCGACTGCACGGACGCTGACAGCAGCGTGGTGAGCCTGATCCGCAAGGGGCGCTCGACCCCGACGTTGATCCTCGTGGTCTGCAACTTCACGCCGGTCCTGCGGGAGAACTACCGCGTCGGCGTGCCGCGCGCCGGCTACTGGCGCGAGGTGCTGAACAGCGACGCGGAGGTCTACGGCGGCAGCGGCAAGGGCAACCTCGGCGGCGCGGAAAGCTATCCGGTGCCGTGCCACGGGCGGATGCAATTGCTCAATCTGCAACTGCCCCCGCTCGGCGTGCTTTTTTTCAGGCACGGCTGA
- the glgA gene encoding glycogen synthase GlgA, whose protein sequence is MRIAMFSPEIAPFAKTGGLGDVVGTLAAALERQGHQLYLVLPAYRVVLAGGFSLAETGERVSGSVSGRAVQGEVLKTALGERTEVFLIRADRYFDREALYGTAGGDYPDNAERFVFFCRAALELLRRRPVDLLHCHDWQAALGIVFLRAQPERYPELAPVKTVFTIHNLGFQGIFPETDWPLLELDRRFFSPRALEFYGRINFLKGALVFADKITTVSPSYAREIMETEQGFGLQGVLRERAADLTGILNGVDYGQWNPETDPFIAAPYGPARLEGKRRCKESLARELGLPYRPDRPLIGMISRLTSQKGFDLVQSALERLLDRELQLVLLGSGEERYERFFVRAAERFPEKLAVRIGFDEALAHRIEAGADLFLMPSLYEPCGLNQMFSLKYGTLPIVRAVGGLRDTVSDYDPSRRTGTGFVFEPYEPEALLGAVDRALRAFADPEEWAALQRRAMSADFSWERSSRAYSALYRELVGLKSG, encoded by the coding sequence ATGCGCATTGCAATGTTTTCTCCGGAGATCGCCCCGTTCGCCAAGACCGGCGGCCTGGGCGACGTGGTCGGCACCCTTGCGGCGGCCCTGGAACGTCAAGGCCACCAGCTCTACCTGGTCCTGCCGGCTTACCGCGTCGTCCTGGCGGGCGGTTTTTCGCTCGCCGAAACCGGAGAGCGTGTCTCTGGCAGCGTTTCCGGCCGAGCCGTCCAGGGCGAGGTTCTCAAGACCGCTCTCGGGGAACGCACGGAAGTTTTCCTGATCCGTGCCGACCGTTATTTCGACCGGGAGGCGCTCTACGGCACGGCTGGCGGCGATTATCCCGACAACGCCGAACGCTTCGTTTTTTTTTGCCGCGCGGCGCTCGAGCTGCTCCGCCGACGCCCGGTCGACCTTCTCCACTGCCATGACTGGCAGGCGGCGCTGGGTATCGTTTTTCTGCGAGCGCAGCCAGAGCGCTATCCGGAGCTCGCGCCCGTCAAGACGGTCTTCACGATTCACAACCTCGGATTTCAGGGAATCTTCCCGGAAACCGACTGGCCCCTGCTCGAGCTCGACCGTCGTTTCTTTTCCCCGCGCGCCCTGGAGTTCTACGGCCGGATCAACTTTCTGAAAGGCGCGCTCGTCTTTGCCGACAAGATCACGACCGTGAGCCCGAGCTACGCGCGCGAGATCATGGAGACGGAGCAAGGGTTCGGGCTGCAGGGAGTGCTGCGGGAGCGGGCCGCCGATCTCACGGGAATCCTGAACGGCGTGGATTACGGGCAGTGGAACCCCGAAACCGATCCCTTCATCGCGGCCCCTTACGGTCCCGCGAGACTCGAGGGCAAGCGGCGCTGCAAGGAGAGCCTCGCGCGCGAGCTCGGGCTGCCCTACCGGCCCGACCGCCCGCTGATCGGGATGATCTCGCGGCTGACGTCGCAAAAGGGCTTCGATCTCGTCCAGAGCGCGCTCGAGCGGCTGCTCGACCGGGAGCTGCAGCTGGTCCTGCTGGGAAGCGGCGAGGAGCGCTACGAGCGGTTCTTCGTACGCGCCGCGGAGCGGTTTCCGGAAAAGCTCGCCGTGCGGATCGGGTTCGACGAAGCGCTGGCTCACCGCATCGAAGCGGGAGCGGACCTCTTCCTCATGCCGTCGCTTTACGAGCCTTGCGGGCTCAATCAGATGTTCAGCCTGAAATATGGTACACTTCCGATCGTGCGCGCGGTCGGCGGGTTGCGGGACACGGTGTCGGACTACGACCCGAGCCGCCGGACCGGCACGGGCTTCGTGTTCGAGCCGTACGAGCCGGAGGCGCTGCTCGGGGCAGTGGACCGGGCGCTGCGGGCCTTCGCCGATCCCGAGGAGTGGGCTGCGCTGCAGCGGCGCGCCATGAGCGCGGATTTTTCCTGGGAACGTTCCTCCCGGGCCTACAGCGCCCTTTATCGGGAGCTGGTCGGCCTGAAAAGCGGTTGA
- the malQ gene encoding 4-alpha-glucanotransferase → MTTELGPLRRLARLYGVQTGYRDVFGRRRSAAPEAILAVLRALGAPVDRLDQVPDALRERRRSLWRRGIDPVAVAWDGAPLSLSVRLPATTADAVLRYSIVLENGDRLEGEARSDAAPALVREVDGITCVRRRVVVADRLPLGYHRLELSAAGRSMACRIICAPFRAFGPSEAERVWGLFAPTYALAGARSLGLGDLGDLEELLTLTAELGGSVVATLPLLAAFLDEPFNPSPYAPVSRLFWNEIYLDLRRVPELERCPVARAILNSSGLQAEVASLRAADLVDYRRAMAVKRRVLEELARCGWRESTERMSSFRGFLERRPLAEDYAEFRAKTERARTVWSLWPAAQRDGRLTRRDYDESVKQYHLYVQWQADEQMRWLAERAKSEGVALYLDFPAGTNRDGYDVWRERAIFALEASGGAPPDEFFTAGQDWGFPPLRPEASRAQGHSYYIRALRHHLECAGILRIDHVMGLHRSFWVPAGFAAAEGVYVRYPAEELYAILSLESHRHRARIVGENLGTVPPYVNVSMARHNIAGLHVGQFCVGAEPGAVEEPRDGAVVASLNTHDTPTFASFWSGADIEDRLALGLLDPEQARAEAERRARQRESLVRFLRSHGIAVDGGDARGVLRAWLERLAGSPAFLVLVNLEDLWLEPRPQNVPGTWEERPNWRRKARVTMGELRGRSDLLEILRAVGAARARPEVWQR, encoded by the coding sequence GTGACCACAGAGCTCGGCCCGCTGCGCCGGCTGGCGCGTCTCTACGGCGTCCAGACCGGCTACCGCGATGTCTTCGGCCGCCGTCGGTCGGCTGCGCCCGAAGCGATCCTCGCGGTGCTCCGGGCGTTGGGTGCGCCCGTCGATCGACTCGACCAGGTGCCCGACGCCCTGAGAGAGCGCCGCCGCAGCCTGTGGCGGCGGGGCATCGACCCTGTCGCGGTGGCTTGGGACGGAGCACCGCTGAGCTTGTCCGTGAGGCTTCCGGCGACGACGGCCGACGCCGTACTCCGCTACTCCATCGTCTTGGAAAACGGCGATCGTCTCGAGGGAGAGGCCCGTTCCGACGCCGCCCCGGCGCTCGTGCGGGAAGTCGACGGCATAACCTGCGTCAGACGCCGGGTAGTCGTCGCCGACCGGCTCCCGCTCGGCTACCACCGGCTCGAGCTTTCGGCGGCCGGCCGGTCGATGGCATGCCGGATCATTTGCGCCCCTTTTCGCGCCTTCGGCCCGTCCGAGGCTGAGCGCGTGTGGGGGCTGTTCGCGCCGACTTACGCGCTGGCGGGCGCTCGCAGCCTGGGGCTCGGCGACCTCGGCGATCTCGAGGAGCTGCTCACGCTCACCGCCGAGCTCGGCGGCTCGGTCGTGGCCACGCTTCCGCTCCTCGCCGCCTTTCTCGACGAGCCGTTCAACCCGAGCCCGTACGCGCCGGTCAGCCGGCTGTTCTGGAACGAGATTTACCTCGACCTCCGCCGCGTGCCCGAGCTTGAACGATGTCCGGTTGCCCGCGCGATCCTGAATTCGTCCGGGCTGCAGGCGGAGGTCGCGTCGCTGCGCGCCGCCGACCTGGTCGATTACCGGCGCGCCATGGCCGTCAAGCGGCGCGTGCTGGAGGAGCTGGCGCGCTGCGGATGGCGGGAATCGACGGAGCGGATGTCGAGCTTTCGCGGGTTTCTCGAGAGGCGGCCGCTGGCCGAGGACTACGCCGAGTTTCGCGCCAAGACCGAACGCGCGCGCACGGTCTGGTCGCTCTGGCCGGCCGCCCAGCGGGACGGTCGGCTCACGCGGCGCGACTACGACGAGTCGGTGAAGCAATACCATCTTTACGTCCAGTGGCAGGCCGACGAACAGATGCGCTGGCTGGCGGAGCGGGCGAAGAGCGAAGGCGTCGCCCTTTACCTCGACTTTCCCGCGGGAACGAACCGCGACGGCTACGACGTCTGGCGCGAGCGCGCCATCTTCGCGCTGGAGGCGAGCGGCGGCGCACCTCCGGACGAGTTCTTCACCGCAGGGCAGGATTGGGGCTTTCCGCCCCTTCGCCCCGAAGCATCGCGCGCGCAAGGGCACAGCTACTATATCCGGGCGCTGCGCCATCACCTCGAATGTGCCGGGATCCTGCGCATCGATCACGTCATGGGACTGCACCGCAGCTTCTGGGTTCCCGCGGGCTTCGCGGCAGCCGAAGGGGTCTACGTCCGCTATCCGGCCGAGGAGCTTTACGCGATCCTGAGCCTGGAATCGCACCGCCACCGCGCGCGCATCGTCGGCGAGAACCTGGGAACGGTCCCGCCCTACGTCAACGTCTCGATGGCGCGCCATAACATCGCCGGCCTCCACGTCGGCCAGTTCTGCGTCGGCGCCGAACCGGGCGCGGTCGAGGAGCCGCGGGACGGCGCCGTGGTGGCGAGCCTGAACACCCATGACACGCCGACCTTCGCCTCGTTCTGGAGCGGAGCGGACATCGAAGACCGGCTGGCGCTCGGCTTGCTCGATCCCGAGCAGGCCCGGGCGGAGGCCGAGCGTCGCGCTCGCCAGCGCGAGTCGTTGGTCCGGTTTTTGCGCTCCCACGGTATCGCCGTCGACGGCGGCGATGCCCGAGGGGTGCTGCGCGCATGGCTGGAGCGCCTCGCCGGGAGTCCGGCGTTCCTGGTCCTGGTGAATCTGGAGGACCTCTGGCTCGAGCCGCGACCCCAGAACGTGCCCGGAACCTGGGAGGAACGGCCCAACTGGAGGCGCAAGGCGCGTGTGACGATGGGCGAGCTGCGCGGGCGCAGCGATCTTCTGGAGATCTTGAGAGCGGTCGGCGCCGCGCGCGCCCGGCCGGAGGTCTGGCAGCGATGA
- the treZ gene encoding malto-oligosyltrehalose trehalohydrolase yields the protein MRPTIGADDLGNDRCSFRVWAPNAGRVDLHVLRPQERVVPLTADDGGYFHAEVDGVGPGALYLYRLDERVERPDPASRLQPEGVHGPSQVLERRFPWSDAGWDGLPLERYLIYELHVGTFTPEGTFDAIIPVLAELRDLGITAVELMPVAQFPGDRNWGYDGVQPFAVQNSYGGPQALKRLVDACHNLGLAAVLDVVYNHLGPEGNYLADFGPYFTDRYRTPWGPALNFDGPDSDPVRWFFIENALYWITEFHFDALRLDAVHAIRDHSPLTFLEELVLAVRECARELHRRVYLFAESTANDSRLVRGREAGGYGVDAQWNDDFHHALHALVTGERSGYYADYGGLGQLVKAYREGFVYSGEHSRFYRRRHGTPSRDIPAERFIVFAQNHDQVGNRRLGDRLTRLLSFEELKVVAGAVLLSPFIPLLFMGEEYGEEAPFPYFVSHSDPELVESVRRGRDAEFRSFGWSQAPPDPQAEETFLGAKLNRNLRYAGRHRVLWEFYRELIRLRRRSAALALPSKARCDVAALEAERVLVLRRWHGSEQAFAVFNFGDVEASVRLPEVCGSWIKALDSADARWLGEGSRLPPQARGGGAAELRPKSLAVFTAAL from the coding sequence GTGCGTCCGACCATCGGAGCCGACGATCTGGGAAACGACCGGTGCTCCTTCCGGGTGTGGGCGCCGAATGCCGGCCGGGTCGACCTGCACGTTCTCCGGCCGCAAGAGCGCGTGGTGCCGCTGACCGCCGACGACGGCGGCTACTTTCACGCCGAGGTGGACGGCGTGGGGCCGGGGGCGCTCTACCTCTATCGCCTGGACGAACGGGTGGAGAGGCCCGATCCGGCCTCGCGCCTGCAGCCCGAGGGCGTGCACGGCCCATCGCAGGTTCTCGAGCGTCGCTTCCCGTGGAGCGACGCCGGCTGGGACGGCCTGCCGCTCGAGCGCTACCTCATCTACGAGCTCCACGTCGGAACGTTCACCCCGGAGGGGACCTTCGACGCGATCATCCCGGTCCTCGCCGAGCTGCGCGACCTCGGCATCACCGCCGTCGAGCTGATGCCGGTGGCGCAGTTTCCGGGAGACCGGAACTGGGGCTACGACGGCGTGCAGCCCTTCGCGGTCCAGAACTCTTATGGCGGCCCCCAGGCGTTGAAGCGGCTGGTCGACGCCTGCCACAACCTCGGCCTCGCAGCGGTTCTCGACGTCGTTTACAATCACCTCGGCCCCGAAGGAAACTACCTCGCCGATTTCGGTCCCTACTTCACGGACCGCTATCGCACTCCCTGGGGTCCCGCCCTGAACTTCGACGGGCCGGACAGCGATCCCGTACGGTGGTTCTTCATCGAGAACGCGCTCTACTGGATCACCGAGTTCCATTTCGACGCGCTGCGGCTGGACGCGGTCCACGCGATCCGCGACCACTCTCCGCTGACGTTCCTCGAGGAGCTGGTGCTCGCGGTCCGCGAGTGCGCCCGTGAGCTCCACCGGCGGGTCTACCTGTTCGCGGAGAGCACGGCAAATGATTCGCGCCTGGTCCGCGGGCGCGAGGCGGGAGGCTACGGCGTGGACGCGCAGTGGAACGACGATTTTCACCACGCGCTCCACGCCCTGGTCACGGGAGAACGAAGCGGCTACTATGCCGACTACGGCGGCCTGGGCCAGCTCGTCAAGGCCTATCGCGAAGGGTTCGTCTATTCGGGGGAGCACTCCCGTTTCTACCGGCGCAGGCACGGGACGCCGAGCCGCGACATCCCCGCCGAACGCTTCATCGTGTTCGCGCAGAATCATGATCAGGTCGGCAACCGCCGGCTCGGCGACCGCCTGACCCGCCTGCTTTCCTTCGAGGAGCTGAAGGTGGTCGCCGGAGCGGTTCTCCTCTCGCCTTTCATTCCGCTGCTCTTCATGGGCGAGGAGTACGGGGAAGAGGCGCCGTTTCCCTATTTCGTCAGCCATTCGGACCCTGAGCTCGTCGAGAGCGTGCGCCGCGGGCGGGACGCGGAGTTCCGCTCCTTCGGCTGGTCCCAGGCCCCCCCCGACCCGCAGGCCGAAGAGACCTTTCTCGGCGCGAAGCTGAACCGCAATCTCCGGTACGCGGGCCGGCACCGCGTGTTGTGGGAATTCTACCGGGAGCTCATCCGGTTGCGCCGGAGATCGGCGGCGCTCGCGCTTCCGAGCAAGGCCCGCTGCGACGTGGCCGCTCTCGAGGCCGAGCGGGTCCTGGTCCTGCGCCGCTGGCACGGAAGCGAGCAGGCGTTTGCGGTCTTCAACTTCGGCGACGTTGAAGCTTCGGTCCGCCTGCCGGAGGTTTGCGGCTCCTGGATCAAAGCCCTGGATTCCGCCGACGCGCGCTGGCTCGGGGAGGGCAGCCGCTTGCCGCCCCAGGCGCGTGGCGGAGGGGCCGCGGAGCTGAGGCCGAAATCGCTGGCCGTCTTTACCGCCGCCCTCTGA